A stretch of DNA from Nerophis ophidion isolate RoL-2023_Sa linkage group LG18, RoL_Noph_v1.0, whole genome shotgun sequence:
acTTTCATAATTTGgatgagtggccaaatacttttggcaatatagtgtatgtttgaGTCGATTTCTAAATACTGttaacattttgacttgtgtttttggtAAGATTTGATCTTTATTGATAATTTTCATTTATCTTCATAggaatgtaacaatatgaacaattaaaataaaagtaattatacacactaaaataattttacccaaccatccattttctaccacttgtccttttgtGGCTCGggggggtggtgctggagcctagctcagctgcattcgggcggaaggtagggtacacaatttatttaaaaaataaaataaatagacacacaatGGTGTAACTTagaagaaacattaaaaaaaagtttcttagatttagagacttagacttacttttattgtcattgaaatttgaactttacagataagaacaaaattatGTTGCATTATCTATTTGTAGTACacgataaaagagcaataaggtgcagatataaataaatagattactgtacagataaatatattgcacttttgcatatgcatccacatttatggatgtatgttatattgtctttatattccaccAAGTTAATCaagttttggggggaattgaggggattattataatGCCTTCAAGAGTtgtatggcctgagggaagaagctgttacagaacctggaggttctgctacggaggctgcggaaccttttTCTCGAgtacagcagtgaaaacagtccttggtggtggtgggaggagtctctgcagattttctgagcactGGTAAGGCAGCGGCTGTTTGTGATTTCCAGGATAGAAGGAATAGGAGTCCTGATGATATTTTCcgctgtcctcaccactctctgcagagacttccagtctgaggcactgcaggcttaTTGCCAACAAGTTACAGCTTTGTTCTCAGGGGTGAGCACAGcgaaggtggtgtggtattatcAGTCTTGATGGGGATGAGCGCCTCACACCATTTACAGACCAAATTGTTCTGACTACGGTCTGTTTTAAaaaaacttaacaaaaaaatgccatatgtcgaggtgactttctcttctcactccatgcaaagaatctaCCGCAAGACAAGTAGATGGCGCAATCTTAACATGATATAGTTAATACTGTTACTTGATTGGGTGTTATTGGGTCACTCCCACTAATCAGtaatcacttcctgcgttgctcggttaccagagagcgagtgcctttattcatgcaaccaaccttgcttcacaACTTTAGGGCTTCTATCaacgaaaaagaaaagaaaattccCTCCCACCGTGTGCAATTCAAGAACTccattccacactccatccagctgtataatcccTCGTCATACAGCAATAAATTGTAGTTGTGTATTACCAGAACGCTTCTTAGTTAGCAAACctttctttgtttataatgtatattttcttttgtatttaccttttattagatatattcttatattttcatgctgccctttttttgctgcagctgttatatATACTGTTATCTTGTAAATGGTAACtgtgatttgttatatattgcagggctcgaatttaaccacggcaactgcGGCAAAAGCCGTAACCGCGATCGTCATTTGCTGCAAGCTctaaaaaattgaccaacatccgcggcaagaacatgccgtgactgCCCTTGACTgctcttgactttttacttgttaatggaccaGGGCTGTAacagtaaacggtataatgataattcacgataaaattccagacggtCAGTAACACCGTCTAATTTTTTAATTAGCAAAAAAACGTCATTTATCAATGCATTTTTGGCACCACAAAAACAGGTGCATTCGCACTAGggtcgtttggcttgataatcatggcggacaaGCTGCACAAACTTTGCAGTGGAGATTTTCCCTCGCagtaaacggagccaagcgcttggtttacTGTTATTTTCCCTTGCTTCCTGCCGtgcgtttaagagcgcactgctgtgtttCGATGGAGACTGGtgcattattgcagtgaaacttgccaagggacatgtaaccaaatattaacattgctgtatgtatacttttgacctacaagatttggtcacattttcagtagacccttaataaattcataaaagaaccaaacttcatgaatgttttttgtgacaaacaagtatgttcaccaatcactctatcacaaaaaacaagagttgtagaaagtattggaaactcaagacagccatgacattatgttctttacaagtgtatgtaaacttttaaatgCGACTGAACATATAAATGCACATAAcataacaaaattaaaaaattatgaataaaaatacctccctctatcaaaatgtaaaaatagagataagggcatcatgaaatgacaaaaatcaatcaatcaatcaatgtttatttatatagctctaaatcacaagtgtctcaaagggctgcacaaaccacaacgacatcctcggtagagcccacctaagggcaaggaaaaactcaccccagtgggacgtcggtgacagtgacaatgatgactataagaaaccttggagagaaccgcataTTTGGGCAACCCCTTCCCcgcctccaggggaccgaaagcaatggatgtcgagcaggtctaaaaaagctgacaagtttatattaaaatgtaattatatgagccctccttttaaggcaacacttgccttgaccttaaaaagtatatatatatatatatatatataaaatatgtatatattacgtatgttatttttttatatggTTATTATGGAACATTTTTGATGTacttatttaccttttattttcaccctcttttttgtgcccttgtgtgcattatcctttacATCCTTTGTAATGGAGATACTGTGTGATACATCTTACGTACAGGTTCAGGAGGTGGTGATTTAAAAAGTGCTAACTGTGTACTCTGTGTGGTCAGGTGCTGTCTCAGCAGGTGTTACAGTCCTGCCACCATCCGCCAAAGAAAACGATAAAGAGGAGAAGAGTGTGAAACGAAAACGAGAGGATGAAGAGTGTCCTGCAGTTctagaagaagaggaagaggagaacaagaaagtttgtaGAGAAGGTTTTCACCTCTGTCACAATGTTTGTTTGCATACTTTGCTAAGAGGGGGCTTGTCATGATGCACGCTGCAATGACGCAGCttatttactgtgtgtgtgtgtgtgtgtgtgtgtgtgtgtgtgtgtgtgtgtgtgtgtgtgtgtgtgtgtgtgtgtgtgtgtgtgtgtgtgtgtgtgtgtgtgtgtgtgtgtgtgtgtgtttttttcaggCCTCCCCGTGTTGAGAGGCTATGTGGCGGCGAGGCGTGGCGAGCGCGACGAGATGCAGGACGCTCATGTGCTTTTGCCCAACATGAGCACCTGTGTGTCCAGTCAAGTGTAAGACGCATCCACGCACATCTCTTGTGCGACACTTTCTTATTGATTGACGTTTCCCATTTCATGCCTGCGTCCCCAAGATCGCGGGTGTCGTATTTCGCTGTGTTTGACGGCCACGGAGGCTCTCGAGCGTCCCGGTTTGCTGCGGAGCATCTTCACCACACTCTGGCCAAGAAGTTTCCCCGAGGTCAGTAAAAGGGGATATTCTGCATCAATCAACATTGTCCCCTACATGGCTCATTGTATCTCTTACAGGTGAAACTGACAACCTGGACAAGCTGGTGAAGAAGTGTCTGGTGGACACTTTCCGCCAAACGGACGAGGACTTTCTGAAGAAAGCGTCTAGCCAGTAAGACTGATTTACTTTAGATAAGACATATGTGAAATACTTCTCTTATCaccttatttgtgtttgactttattaaatctttggatatatttagtgtttcgCGCAGCCGGATAGAATGGGGACAACATCAACCAAggtctctctctctatatatatatatatatatatatatatatatatatatatatacagatatatatatatagatatatatatatatatatatatctgtatatatatatatatacctgtatatatatatatgtttgtgcagccctttgagacattagtgatttagggctatataagtaaatattgattgattgattgatatatatatatatatatatatagctgtatatatatatatatatatatatgtatatatatatatatgtatatatatatgtatgtgtatatatatatctgtatatatatatatatatatatatatatatatatacgtatatatatatatatctgtatatatatatatatatatgtatgtatgtatgtatgtgtatatacatgttcacttgtatgtatatacagtgtctgtgtgtgtgtgtgcgcgcggatatgtgtataaatatatatatatgtatataatatatgtatatatatatatatatatgtgtatatgtatatgtatatatatatacatacatacatacatacagtgagttccacaattatttgcacaccctgcaattgtgcaagttctcccacttagaaattggggagaggtctgaaatgttcatcatAGATGTATTTCCACTGTTAGAGACATAATTTAAAGAGAAAAATCCGGAAATCACATtggatgatttttattttttttattgatttagttgtatgttactggggttcataagtatttgcacacaTGAGAATCAGCAAGAATTATGGCTCTCAAAGAGCTGTTAGTCTACCTTAAAAACATCCAGCTTTACCCCACAACTAATCACCCACCCACCACCCCTTTGAGCTCATTAAAGTCACCTTTGCAGCCCACAGTCAGTCAAAGTCCAACTGCTACCATgcgcaagaccaaagagctgtcaggagagaccagagacaaaattgtactgCTCCACAAAGCTGGAAAAGGGTATTGCACAATAGGGAAGCAGCTTGTTGAGAATAGATCAACTGTTGCAGCAATTGTTAGAAAATGGAAGCGGCTAAACGTGACTGCTAATCTACCTCGGACTGGGGCTCAATGTAAGATCTCTCCTCGTGGGGCATCACTCATGATAAGAgaagtgaggaatcagcccagaacTACACGGCAGGAGCTGGTGAATTACCTgaagagagctgggaccactgtttccaaggCTACTATCAGTAGAACACTACGGCGTAGAGGTTTAAAATCATGCATCGCACGGAAGCTTCCCCTGCTTAAGTCGGCCCATGTCCAGGCCTTTCTGAAGTTTGCCAATGGCCatctggatgatccagaggagtcatgggaaaAAGTCATGtgggctaccatgaattgattaacgtggaccccgacttaaacaagttgaaaaacttattcaggtgttaccatttagtggtcaattgtatctactaataaaagtatcaatcaatcaatcaaaggctgatgagaccaaaatagaactttttgttataaactccACTTGCCGTGTTTGAATGAAAAAGAATGAgtatcatcccaagaacaccatccctacactgaagcatgggggtggaaacatcatgtttgggGGTGCTTTTCAGCAAATGGGTAAGGACGACTGTACTGCATTAAGGAGAGGATAAACGGGGCCATATaatgtgagattttggccaaaaaccccCTTCCCTCAGAACGCCAACTAGCGATCTGGCAATGTTATACCTATGACCCGCCAGGTAGTGTctgggaaaccaaagtctttgggttccagGGGGAGtctggttgcaaagctgaaacttaaaggaattgaagATGAGTTGTGGCTAGCACACAGCCAGGATAACCAAGGAGTGACTCCATACGaagcatatcaaggttctggagtgacCTAGCCattctccagacctaaatccaatagaAAATCattggagggagctgaaacttTATGTTGCTCGGCAACAGCCCTGAAACCTGACAGATCTAGAAAAGgtttgtgtggaggagtgggccaaaatccctgttgccgtgtgtgcaaacctggtaaagacctataagAAACGTTGGACctttgtaattgcaaacaaaggcttatgcactaaatattaacactgatgttctcatgtgtgcaaatacttatgagcccgagtaaaatacaaataaatcattaaaaaaatcatacaatgttatttctggatttttctttttaaaatatgTCTCTAATAGTGGAAGTACATCTACGATGAACATTTCAGAACTCTCCCTAATTTctaagggggagaacttgcaaaattgcAGAGTTTGCAACTACTTGTGGAACTCATTGtaaatgtgtttgtatatgtatgtaaatatatgtatacgtgtatatataaagttgtgttatttttttgtacatttatgtgtatattagggttgtacggtataccggtattagtatagtaccgcgatactattgaatcatatttggtactttaccgcctctaaaaagtaccggtcccccactcCACCGAAATAATAGAATAACAAATGACACCATATGttactgcacatgtcagcagctaaattaggagcctttgtttgcgcACTTACTACTAAATGACaatttgtctagtatgttcactattttatttaaggacaaaattgcaataaagaacatgttttatgtactgtaagattttttttgttaaaataaagccaataatccatttttttttgtggtccctttttatTTAGAATAGTTTCAAAAAGTATAGAAATGTATTTTGGTTCCGGTACCAAAAAATTTATTTATGTATACtaatgtctatatacatatatttatttggatacatatatatatatatatttatacaaaccgATAGCTCGGCTCCCAGCCAAATTATTTTCACCTAATCAGGCCCCCGGTCAAACAGTTTGAAGACTTCTGTAGTAGACTCTCACTTTAGGAGCTTAAAACacatgtatctcaaatcaacgcgTCCTACCGATATGAATTGAATTCAATTTGTATGGTGGTTGGTCTCCCCATAACATCACATTTCTTAACATgtaacttttaaaggggaacattatcacaatttctgaagggttaaaaccaataaaaaacagttcccagtggcttattttatttttcgaagtttttctcaaaattttacccatcacgcaatatcccgaaaaacggcttcaaagtgcctgattttaaccgttgttatatccacccgtctattgtcctgtgacgtcactgcgtgaagccaccagaaacaaacatgacgAATAGCagagaaaggtatagcatagtagctcggattaagactcggatttcagcggcgcaagcgattcaacagattacgcatgcattgaaacggatggttggagtgtggaggcagatagcgaaaacgaaattgaagaagaaactgaagctattcagccatatcacgacagacagcggcacggtaGGAAGTGACGACGAAtttggcgattgccttctaaccaacgattggtatgtgtttgtttggcatgaaatgtaggtggagggaaaggctggatgcaaatacagctacaaatgaggcataataatgcaaaatgtacatacagctagcctaaatagcttgttagcatcgattagcttgcagtcatgccgtgaccaaatatgtctgattagcacactctacagaattcaataacatcaacaaaactcacctttgtgatttcgttgacctaatcgttggaaatgcatctgctttgagtgtcgcaggatatccacacattcttgtcatctctgtgccatctctgtcgtagcatagctgtcgtcggtaaagtgtgcggaacaaacgagggactttcgcatcttttggccactggtgcaacttgaatccgtctctgttagtgttgttacaccctccagcTACAGACCGACggggcataatgtctccaaggtaccggaaaacagtcgaaaaaacggaaaaaaacagagctgatttgacttggtgcgtgtaataagattgagaaaatggcggattgcttcatgttgtgtcatcacgggtgaaaggtcatcgctcgataggctatcaattgaaaggcgtttaaatcgccaaattcactcttttagagtttggaaatcggttaaaaaacatatggtttgTTTTATATATAAAACAGACCATatggtatatattgaggcttacataggtctggtgataatgttcccctttaaaataatttagatagtaaatattgtataaaaacaatacaatagaatgtagtacTAACTACAGTAATTTTATGAAGTAACaatgtacaacatttaccttGGAAAATGGGTTCCTACGGTTTGTCTTTTTAGCTGCTTCTCtggcaaacacaccatcagcagctttttgataatattttaacattgttGGGTGGCATTATTGGCTCATTCTGTTTCCGTATGGTGCTGACTGGCAGTGTTTTGCTCGAATTGCTTGCAAATGTACACAACAATTAGCCCGGAGGCAGCTCTTATCTGGAaatactcttaagttgaggtggCATGTCAAATTAGGATGTCATATTCCACATTTCAAACCACTAGGGGGCAGCATATTATGTGTGTGGGTTGGTGGACAGACAATGGTCCCTTTCCAAATAGGAAGAAGACAAAGTTGCCCACCGTTGTTTGTGTTCCTCAGGAAACCAGCATGGAAAGACGGCTCCACGGTGACATGCATGCTGGTGCTGGATGACGTGGTCTACGTGGCCAACCTGGGAGACAGCCGGGTATAGCGCAGCGGCCATTTCCCAGCCCTGTGCGTTCTTCAGTAGTCCTGATGTGGGCGTCTGTGTGCAGGCGGTGTTGTGTCGGATGGAGGCGGAGGGAGGAGCCACAGGAGAGCGGCGGCCGACGACGCTGGCACTCAGTAACGAACACAACCCGACTATCTACGAGGAAAGAATGAGGATCCAGAGAGCGGGAGGTACCGTCAGGTCCGGCAACACTCTGCATTTAGGACTTTCTCCTATTCTCACATGTCAAGGTATAAGATTACCTCCTGTCTCGCCGCAGGGACGGCAGGGTGCTGGGCGTCCTTGAGGTGTCTCGCTCCATCGGAGACGGCCAGTACAAACGCTGCGGCGTCATATCCACGCCCGACCTGAGGAGGTGTCAGCTCACGTGCAATGACAGGCAAGAACAAGACACACACATGCCGGCACAAGGAGAAGGATCCCCAAAAACTGTTTCCTGTCACCTCTTAGGTTCATCATATTGGCCTGTGACGGCTTGTTCAAAGTCTTTTCTGCGGATGATGCCGTCAAATTTGTGCTCGACATCCTTCAGGTTCTAATCCTGTTTGTTCTTCTGCATTACGTGAAAAGGACATGAGAAATGTGAACACTCTTTTCCTGCAGGGTGGAGGTGCTGACCAGAAGTTGACGGACCAGGAAGAGCAGTTTGAGGCTGCTTGCCAACAGTTGGCCACAGAGGCGGTTCGACGAGGCTGCGCCGATAACGTCACTGTGATCCTGGTTTCAATTGActtctgaacacacacacacttacactgtATGCATCCACTTTGTTTTCCAATAAAATACTTTTCTTTACTTCCTCTGTTATATGTACATCACTGCAAtctcaacatttaaaaatgaataaatacaaggGTTATGAACTAATATTTTTTTACCTGACATTCCTTAAGATATATATCTTTgtagaatattttgaaaataaacttcGATATCATATACAGCGGATTCATggtggaagaggagttagtgctcctgcctcacaatacgaaggtcctgagtctggggttcaatcccgggctcaggatctttctgtgtgaagtttgcatgttctccctgtggatgcgtgggttccctccgggtactctggctttgtcccacttccaaagacatgcacctggggataggttgattggcaacactaaattggccctagtgtgtgaatgtgagtgtgaatgttgtctgtctatctgtgttggccctgcgaagaggtggcgacttgttgcgcccgattgcagctgagataggtaccagggtcccccgcgaccccaaagggcataagtggtagaaaatggatggatgtgttttttatttatttacaacttacacaacatggcaacttcactggtttaggggtttgtgcatgtatatatatatatatatatatatatatgcagcgtAGTATTGATTTCTGTCAAACAGCACAATACGTGGATGTAGAACGTGTTATATATTTGTATGAAGGAGAGACAAATGGTTTATCCATTAATCTGTtggtaaaaaatacaataatcccACACAAATATTAACTTATTTAGGCctgtgcaattattttgactcggggggccacatttagacctaagatgatgtggcgacttgtccagggtgtacaccaccttccacccgaatgcagctgagataggctccagctaccccaaaatggacaagcggtagaaaatggatggccacatttagagaaaaaaatgtgtctgggggccggaacatctatttttaggaacactattaCAAAACCTCATAATAATGTGCGAAtgttaaaaacgttatgacagaccgccttaaaaaactaaatgaatttttccatttttctataAACAAAACACTGACTATTGACAACATACGAATGTCAAACCCCCTttcaattgacatattttacaatatagTACGTATAGCAACAAAAATGCAAGaagcagtgaaatatgaacgcgaataATACCCtgtaaacccacctacaatctgatgtatcagatatttgctgaatatcccccagggatcaataaagtactttctattccattgtatatatcactaagctttagaactttgttgtgaagatctccttccgcgtctgtggaaaccatggccggctctacgcaggggcaagagggggcatagcccccttaaataaatgtcttgccccctcaaatcaaaatttgagaaagcaaattttaataaactcacaaaattactacattacaagttgacaaaattatctgcaataGCGGAAAAAtcagccgaaaaagggacacgcacgatatagtagtgtcggcttccctctcatccctccctccgctgtgcgtgtattcaacattccacaggctgcgcagcagacacacacccgcactcagccctcagtaaacatccaatcactgttgcagtatgaaagtaaaagaaaaggaaaagttgtctacatttatcatatacttgttaggatgggtgtatttgtgtcaTAAACACATTTATCGTCGTGGACTTTCGGTGCTGCGGAgttccttttttctttcttttttttttctacaacttgacgagagcagtgacagcggaggctctgagcagcagttggtttggaaggcagagagcctccactgtctctgtaacaagctacaagtcatttattatgctgttaatgacggtaaaaatgaaacataaggtatatatcctgcttagcagtcctcctctgctgtcctctgttcagagcggagtccctagcaacggcccgttttacttagcaacggtctggcaatcgactgctgaaattctttttctgttgtttttcttgtaattctacatagtcaacctttaatgtttcaatctacattttgtaataaacaaattataagtttcatttgatatgaccaagacacctaaaaacaaaaacactgccgttttcatcaatttacaagctagtgggcaacacacatacattggagtgaatgaattttgtgcccagatgagtgcccacgtccactgcatgtgacaaactgaagacaagtgacctgtgtctgacagacccctacgtaaagccccgccccaggctgtagtcctgtactgttgttgtttttcttcatgtaatcacagcgggttttttctgttgttgttcaagcttacttattttctgctccagcttacagcagctcacaaagagaaagttaatgctctgtaatgcatccatttttcagaaaatttaaaaagtctagtcctgctcctgcatgtagtagtagcaatgatgctactgctaatacatcagggacagcagctagcaatactgcacctttagcaccagcaagcactgtttctcctgcaccagctccctccgtccccccaacaagcgctcccccaaaacagcctgctcagctacccagtgacttaaatggcaacgcaccatctcagccaatactgggtggctacccaaagcgtgcatttggtacaacaataagatcattcaatcctgcctggtaccgcacacgaccatggctagagtattctgtggtgcgagacgcctgcttctgtttcccctctcggaaatatggcagcgctgttaatgtttccccccatgagggattgccaccttattgtggtcagggggtttgcgtgcctcagtgaccgtaagagctataccagcaggagcttagtcttcaggtgggacacccaagttggacaggtctgaaggtagaggcctgacaaagtgcaatccactactccaggttggggttggacacatagctaaagacccatttcaatgaagaaagcatcgttactataagcacagaaaaaaaagtgctggagcatgacgtgtacacatgatgcccccttcacatttctgacggccccctcatataagcatgcctagaaccgcccctggtggAAACGCtttccgcccacactgcttggtgcctcgtctgagctgctgtggcgtagatgaccatagtaactaattagatgaccatagtaactaattagattaccatagtaactggtgtaTCATTCATTTGCGCAGATTactgtacatcataatggcagctacactttccatcttaaagatctaaaaaaaatatttggtaatgtccggcggcccagattgaaaagctcaacaaggctgcatgtggcccccgggccttattttgcccaggtctgctctaagcatacttgccaaccaattgagacctccgatttcgggaggtgggggacggggggtgtggtcgggggcgtggttaagaggggaggagtacat
This window harbors:
- the ilkap gene encoding integrin-linked kinase-associated serine/threonine phosphatase 2C isoform X1, which produces MDLFDDLPEPTQAGAVSAGVTVLPPSAKENDKEEKSVKRKREDEECPAVLEEEEEENKKVCREGLPVLRGYVAARRGERDEMQDAHVLLPNMSTCVSSQVSRVSYFAVFDGHGGSRASRFAAEHLHHTLAKKFPRGETDNLDKLVKKCLVDTFRQTDEDFLKKASSQKPAWKDGSTVTCMLVLDDVVYVANLGDSRAVLCRMEAEGGATGERRPTTLALSNEHNPTIYEERMRIQRAGGTVRDGRVLGVLEVSRSIGDGQYKRCGVISTPDLRRCQLTCNDRFIILACDGLFKVFSADDAVKFVLDILQGGGADQKLTDQEEQFEAACQQLATEAVRRGCADNVTVILVSIDF
- the ilkap gene encoding integrin-linked kinase-associated serine/threonine phosphatase 2C isoform X2, whose amino-acid sequence is MQDAHVLLPNMSTCVSSQVSRVSYFAVFDGHGGSRASRFAAEHLHHTLAKKFPRGETDNLDKLVKKCLVDTFRQTDEDFLKKASSQKPAWKDGSTVTCMLVLDDVVYVANLGDSRAVLCRMEAEGGATGERRPTTLALSNEHNPTIYEERMRIQRAGGTVRDGRVLGVLEVSRSIGDGQYKRCGVISTPDLRRCQLTCNDRFIILACDGLFKVFSADDAVKFVLDILQGGGADQKLTDQEEQFEAACQQLATEAVRRGCADNVTVILVSIDF